Proteins encoded within one genomic window of Amycolatopsis sp. 2-15:
- a CDS encoding ATP-dependent nuclease gives MTTSTFLDEALVEVEAQNFRSLRDVRLPVREFLTVVIGENNGGKSNLLNVIRLVTDPLDGRRDRYWDVDDVARLPGASSVTLSATYALTAREQLGIYSQGLLEDMTSVRYQVSYLPPIGTEVRGKLQWTAGQGRSTDRDPEPEARGRLRHVYLPPLRDAQRELNSGSGSRLRVILHYLLAELGIGEGDFVGEVRDTLDAVRTSSRAGKILGAAETAVRTPLADISAGASPQDADVSFADPTLLSIARSLRIRMNDHGLSPRDIVGSGLGYANLLFIATVVAELRAARDHDLTVFLVEEPEAHLHPQLQTLLVEYLRDAAVASATESEMREHAGRIQVIVTTHSPLITSSAAVEDLVVLKRKPVTNAGQQEALDDAEPPSPATGLPQHGQLSLFETKAIPLSELDLDGGHAKLKRYLDATRSAMLFGPRVVLVEGIAESLLVPVFARQVLHRPPATPLFPTVHDGKPAEIDATAGERASWARFVGTTIVAIDGVDFVPYLRVLLTEFNGGRVAERVAVITDQDPTAPGDRRAALVNLASDLGATDKVKVFVAQPTLEPELLAAGAVNREVIEKIFTLRRKQAGPKAWARLKDLTDRAAIDAAFLDEFTQLRLRKGDFAQDIAQLSVDHEGFTVPAYLADAIRWISET, from the coding sequence ATGACAACGTCAACGTTTCTTGATGAGGCACTAGTCGAGGTCGAGGCGCAGAACTTCCGATCGCTACGGGACGTGCGCTTACCCGTGCGGGAGTTCTTGACCGTCGTGATCGGAGAGAACAACGGCGGCAAGTCCAACCTACTGAACGTCATCCGGCTGGTGACCGACCCGCTCGACGGGAGGCGAGACCGGTACTGGGATGTCGATGACGTCGCGCGGCTGCCCGGCGCGTCTTCGGTGACCCTGTCCGCCACGTACGCGTTGACAGCACGAGAGCAGCTGGGCATCTACAGCCAAGGCCTGCTCGAGGACATGACCTCGGTCCGCTACCAGGTCTCCTACCTACCGCCGATCGGGACAGAAGTACGCGGCAAGCTGCAGTGGACCGCTGGGCAGGGCCGGTCCACCGACCGCGATCCGGAGCCGGAAGCCCGGGGACGGCTGCGGCACGTCTACCTACCACCACTGCGCGACGCGCAGCGCGAGCTCAACTCCGGCTCCGGGAGTCGGCTGCGGGTCATCTTGCACTACCTGCTCGCCGAGCTCGGTATCGGCGAAGGCGACTTTGTCGGAGAAGTGCGGGACACGTTGGACGCGGTCAGGACCAGCTCGCGGGCCGGCAAAATCCTCGGCGCTGCGGAGACCGCGGTGCGCACACCACTCGCTGACATCTCGGCCGGCGCCAGTCCGCAAGACGCGGACGTATCGTTCGCCGACCCGACGCTGCTTTCGATCGCCCGTTCTCTACGCATCCGGATGAACGACCACGGGCTCTCCCCACGCGACATTGTCGGTTCTGGACTCGGCTATGCGAACCTGCTGTTCATCGCCACTGTCGTCGCGGAACTGCGTGCCGCCCGCGATCACGACCTCACGGTCTTCCTGGTCGAAGAGCCGGAAGCGCACCTGCACCCGCAGCTGCAGACCTTGCTTGTCGAATACCTGCGCGACGCGGCAGTGGCCTCGGCAACGGAATCGGAGATGCGTGAGCACGCCGGACGCATCCAGGTCATCGTCACCACACACTCACCGTTGATCACATCCTCCGCAGCTGTCGAGGACCTCGTCGTTCTCAAGCGCAAGCCCGTGACCAACGCGGGGCAGCAGGAAGCGCTCGACGATGCTGAGCCGCCGTCCCCGGCCACTGGCCTGCCGCAGCACGGCCAGCTCAGTCTGTTCGAGACGAAGGCGATCCCGCTGAGCGAGCTTGACTTGGACGGTGGCCACGCGAAGCTGAAGCGGTATCTTGACGCGACGCGCAGCGCGATGCTGTTCGGCCCGCGTGTCGTGCTTGTCGAGGGCATCGCCGAGTCGCTTCTGGTTCCGGTATTCGCTCGACAGGTACTGCATCGACCTCCCGCGACCCCTCTCTTCCCAACCGTGCACGATGGCAAGCCAGCCGAAATCGATGCGACCGCGGGTGAACGTGCCAGCTGGGCGCGGTTTGTCGGCACCACGATCGTCGCCATCGACGGGGTCGACTTCGTCCCGTACTTACGTGTCTTGCTCACCGAGTTCAACGGCGGACGCGTCGCCGAGCGAGTCGCCGTGATCACCGACCAGGACCCCACCGCTCCCGGGGATCGACGCGCCGCATTGGTCAACCTGGCCTCTGACCTCGGCGCCACCGACAAGGTAAAAGTCTTCGTTGCCCAGCCAACGCTTGAGCCTGAGCTGCTTGCCGCTGGTGCTGTCAACCGCGAGGTGATTGAGAAGATTTTCACGCTGCGCCGCAAGCAAGCCGGCCCCAAGGCATGGGCGAGATTGAAGGACTTGACCGACCGCGCCGCGATCGACGCCGCTTTCCTGGACGAGTTCACGCAGCTGAGGCTCCGCAAGGGCGACTTCGCCCAGGACATCGCGCAGCTAAGTGTCGATCATGAGGGTTTCACCGTGCCGGCCTACCTCGCAGACGCGATCCGTTGGATCTCGGAGACGTAG
- a CDS encoding cold-shock protein, with product MSQGTVKWFNSEKGFGFIAPDDGSAEFVHYSEITGGGFRSLDETARVQFDIGQGNRGPQATAVSVL from the coding sequence ATGTCCCAGGGCACTGTGAAGTGGTTCAATTCCGAAAAGGGCTTCGGTTTCATCGCCCCCGACGACGGCAGTGCTGAGTTCGTCCACTACTCGGAAATCACCGGCGGCGGTTTCCGCAGCTTGGACGAAACCGCCCGGGTGCAGTTCGACATCGGTCAGGGCAATCGGGGCCCGCAGGCCACGGCGGTGTCGGTCCTTTGA
- a CDS encoding IS630 family transposase: MARQPEVFARSLEPEEAQRLVKITRSARDRVRLRRSGIVLASSQGRSAKEIAAMFAATEGYVREVIHAFNESGFAALSPKWRGGRPRKFGPAARDQISRIAACKPAELGLPFTTWSLTKLVAYLAEHAWIRASTETVRQILRKAGVSWQATKTWKASKDPDFVAKKNRILDLYDHPPADGRVICVDEFGPLNLQPRPGRGWFPRSRPARQRATYTRTKGVRQMFAALDLASGQMFYRFRDRKRWPQFLDFCKQLRRRFPTGKLYLVSDNYGPHGKAEVRDWCAANDIELIYTPTNASWLNWIECEFTAVRYFTLDGSDYPSHAAQEAAITGYLRWRNRHSHPKRHFAINSKIRRPDYLPNVA; the protein is encoded by the coding sequence GTGGCGCGTCAGCCGGAGGTGTTCGCGCGGTCGCTGGAGCCGGAGGAGGCCCAGCGGCTGGTCAAGATCACGAGGTCGGCCCGGGATCGGGTGCGGCTGCGACGATCCGGGATTGTGCTGGCCTCGTCGCAAGGCCGGTCCGCGAAGGAGATCGCGGCGATGTTCGCCGCGACCGAAGGCTATGTGCGGGAGGTGATCCACGCGTTCAACGAGTCCGGGTTCGCGGCGTTGTCCCCAAAATGGAGGGGCGGTCGACCTCGTAAGTTCGGTCCGGCCGCCCGTGATCAAATCAGCCGCATCGCCGCCTGCAAGCCCGCCGAGCTGGGATTGCCGTTCACGACCTGGAGCCTGACCAAGCTGGTCGCCTACCTCGCCGAACACGCATGGATCAGGGCGAGCACCGAGACCGTCCGGCAGATCCTGCGCAAGGCAGGCGTGTCATGGCAGGCGACGAAGACGTGGAAAGCCAGCAAGGATCCCGATTTCGTGGCCAAGAAGAACCGCATCCTCGACCTCTACGATCACCCACCCGCCGACGGGCGAGTGATCTGTGTCGATGAGTTCGGGCCGCTGAACCTGCAACCCCGCCCCGGCCGCGGCTGGTTTCCCCGCAGCCGCCCGGCCCGGCAGCGCGCGACCTACACCCGCACCAAGGGTGTCCGGCAGATGTTCGCTGCGCTCGATCTGGCCTCCGGGCAGATGTTCTACCGGTTCCGCGACCGCAAACGCTGGCCGCAGTTCCTCGACTTCTGCAAGCAACTGCGCCGCCGCTTCCCGACCGGGAAGCTCTACCTGGTCAGCGACAACTACGGACCACACGGCAAGGCCGAGGTCCGGGACTGGTGCGCGGCCAACGACATCGAACTGATCTACACACCCACCAACGCGTCCTGGCTGAACTGGATCGAGTGCGAGTTCACCGCGGTCCGCTACTTCACCCTCGACGGCAGCGACTACCCCAGCCACGCCGCCCAGGAAGCCGCCATCACCGGCTACCTCCGCTGGCGCAACCGCCACAGCCACCCCAAACGCCACTTCGCCATCAACTCCAAAATCCGCCGCCCCGATTACCTACCCAACGTTGCTTGA
- a CDS encoding UvrD-helicase domain-containing protein, whose translation MATLEQRRAAARDRQQRAITQPAPLYVQACPGAGKTRVIVDRHLTSTRSGHRGRAVLSFTHVACDEVVRRCRDASQPHLATFPNFVGTIDTFLWRYLVRPFLSSDRTWNRIDSWDRISATVEVWDGKMPHTLRLSDFQWSREPDAAHCRAQLLFKVRNAKSYKTLESKGLLDAAAEQAIHRRNELARQGHVTGHEARIRALRALREQRNDAIALVAGRFDEIVIDEAQDCSGLDLAILAELRDANVPLVFVCDPDQAIYEFRGAQPDRVRTFGESLGSSIDLVGNWRSSAAICALAATLRPASVTRPKDDPVGPNHAEQDGILLIPADKAQDVHALAAFNAYAETRDIPAEHRLVLSHAAAKLPSTAQNTTLTPPDNYSARAAWAVRIMASDTAPTTLRETATEILERTILRYWYTDTDTELRTVGTACESLGVERSRLRILAARMASALPSPDSTPFVDWCAAGNSYLRTIPPDPAMTRRDNSGSLRNSASAATVVQALRRGAEPTPETRIRGSVIHQVKGEEEDAVLVVVPDDARTDALVDAWFSGVHSADVAESLRVLYVAATRARRLLALALPTAHCHELADYLKTKDVACEVLTPLT comes from the coding sequence GTGGCAACTCTGGAGCAGCGGCGTGCCGCAGCCCGTGACCGACAGCAGCGCGCGATCACGCAGCCAGCTCCGCTGTACGTGCAAGCGTGCCCAGGCGCGGGTAAAACCCGAGTGATCGTCGACAGGCACCTGACGTCCACACGCAGCGGTCACCGCGGCCGCGCGGTCCTGTCCTTCACCCACGTCGCGTGCGATGAAGTGGTCCGACGATGCCGCGACGCAAGCCAACCCCACCTCGCTACTTTTCCGAACTTCGTAGGCACCATCGACACGTTCCTCTGGCGCTACCTCGTCCGCCCCTTCCTCAGCTCGGACAGAACCTGGAACCGCATCGACTCCTGGGACCGCATCAGCGCCACGGTCGAGGTCTGGGACGGCAAGATGCCGCACACCTTGCGGTTGAGCGACTTCCAATGGAGCCGTGAACCGGACGCAGCACACTGCCGCGCGCAGCTGCTATTCAAGGTGCGAAACGCGAAGTCGTACAAGACCCTGGAGAGCAAGGGATTGCTCGACGCGGCCGCCGAACAGGCAATCCACCGACGTAACGAGCTCGCCCGGCAAGGCCACGTCACCGGACACGAAGCTCGCATCCGTGCACTGCGTGCGCTGCGCGAGCAGCGCAACGACGCAATAGCCCTCGTCGCCGGCCGATTCGACGAGATCGTCATCGACGAAGCCCAAGACTGCTCGGGGCTCGACCTGGCGATCCTCGCCGAACTCAGGGACGCAAATGTCCCCCTGGTGTTCGTTTGCGACCCCGACCAGGCGATCTACGAGTTCCGCGGGGCGCAGCCCGACCGGGTCCGCACCTTTGGCGAGTCTCTAGGGTCCAGCATCGACCTCGTCGGCAACTGGCGAAGCAGCGCCGCGATCTGCGCGCTCGCAGCCACCCTGCGCCCGGCGTCAGTCACCAGACCCAAAGATGATCCAGTAGGACCGAACCACGCGGAACAGGATGGAATCCTTCTCATCCCAGCGGACAAGGCACAGGACGTCCACGCCCTCGCCGCGTTCAACGCCTACGCCGAAACCAGGGACATTCCCGCCGAGCATCGGCTTGTTCTGTCGCACGCTGCGGCTAAGCTGCCCAGCACTGCGCAGAACACCACGCTGACACCTCCGGACAACTATTCCGCCCGAGCGGCCTGGGCAGTCCGCATCATGGCCTCCGACACCGCCCCCACGACCTTGCGTGAGACCGCAACCGAAATCCTCGAGCGCACCATCCTCCGCTACTGGTACACCGACACGGACACCGAACTTCGCACCGTCGGTACAGCCTGTGAAAGCCTTGGCGTCGAGCGGTCACGGCTACGGATCCTGGCCGCGCGGATGGCCTCTGCTCTGCCCAGTCCCGACTCGACACCGTTCGTTGACTGGTGCGCGGCTGGCAACAGCTATCTCAGGACGATCCCGCCTGACCCCGCAATGACCCGACGCGACAACAGCGGAAGTCTCCGCAACAGCGCCTCAGCAGCAACGGTCGTGCAAGCGCTCAGACGTGGCGCCGAACCGACCCCGGAAACCCGCATCCGCGGCAGCGTCATCCACCAGGTCAAGGGCGAGGAAGAAGACGCCGTCCTCGTGGTGGTCCCAGACGACGCTCGCACCGATGCTCTCGTCGACGCCTGGTTTTCCGGAGTCCACTCGGCCGACGTCGCCGAAAGCCTCCGCGTGCTCTACGTGGCAGCAACCCGAGCACGTCGCCTTCTCGCTCTTGCACTGCCGACGGCGCACTGTCACGAGCTTGCCGACTACCTCAAGACCAAAGACGTCGCCTGCGAAGTTCTCACGCCGCTAACCTGA
- a CDS encoding DUF6292 family protein produces MTSASTGRDAGPAARFAAAHDNGLRERDEYRELAARTVTRMAHDRTDKALLLSILGLEPAADTGPRDLEPALAEYTRQVAEQIGVPADAVTYEVTDTATAYLGLTRRTTDLPRRDLMLVWDERHGWYIAIEPRGNDQPPVISHLGIQIAPPPATVARFVADVLHGRRRGQLSPLPPLLDRVTLAAQMAGIPA; encoded by the coding sequence ATGACGTCCGCGTCTACCGGGAGAGACGCGGGACCAGCGGCCCGTTTCGCCGCAGCCCATGACAATGGCCTGCGGGAGCGCGATGAATACCGCGAGCTCGCCGCCCGCACGGTCACCCGGATGGCCCACGACCGGACGGACAAGGCTCTCCTGCTGTCCATCCTCGGCCTGGAACCCGCAGCGGACACCGGCCCGCGGGACCTCGAGCCCGCACTCGCGGAGTACACCCGCCAAGTCGCCGAGCAAATCGGCGTGCCCGCCGACGCGGTGACGTACGAGGTCACCGACACGGCGACCGCCTATCTCGGACTCACCCGGCGTACCACCGATCTCCCGCGGCGCGACCTGATGCTCGTCTGGGACGAACGACACGGCTGGTACATCGCGATCGAGCCACGCGGAAACGACCAACCGCCAGTGATCAGTCATCTCGGCATCCAGATCGCGCCACCCCCGGCCACCGTCGCGAGGTTCGTCGCCGACGTGCTCCACGGCCGCAGGCGCGGGCAGCTCAGCCCGCTACCGCCGCTGCTCGACCGGGTAACACTGGCAGCACAGATGGCCGGAATCCCGGCGTAA
- a CDS encoding CBS domain-containing protein, producing the protein MAASADRLFPASALLTTPGFFRVNQLVPIDQDVVSVPVGTRVCDALETMRARDFDQLPVLTARGGVIGTFTYRSLARGLTHLRAQDDPLVAPVDDLVEDLQFVRSADEISAVLGSLEADRAVLVGDEENLIAVVTTDDLNASSGRRRGRSSCCRTSSSRFGT; encoded by the coding sequence GTGGCCGCATCAGCAGATCGCCTGTTTCCGGCGTCTGCTCTGCTGACCACTCCGGGATTCTTCCGGGTGAACCAGCTGGTACCGATTGACCAGGACGTGGTGAGCGTGCCGGTTGGCACTCGGGTCTGCGACGCGCTCGAAACCATGCGCGCTCGGGACTTCGACCAGCTCCCGGTGCTCACCGCGCGTGGCGGTGTGATCGGCACCTTCACCTACCGTTCGCTGGCGCGCGGGCTGACCCACCTGCGTGCCCAGGACGACCCGCTGGTCGCGCCCGTTGACGACCTCGTGGAGGACCTGCAGTTTGTCCGCAGTGCCGACGAGATCAGCGCCGTCTTGGGCTCTTTGGAAGCTGACCGCGCGGTGTTGGTCGGCGACGAAGAAAACCTTATCGCGGTGGTGACTACGGATGATCTGAACGCTTCCTCTGGTCGAAGACGCGGCCGTTCATCCTGTTGCAGGACATCGAGCTCGCGATTCGGGACCTGA